From the Oncorhynchus nerka isolate Pitt River linkage group LG28, Oner_Uvic_2.0, whole genome shotgun sequence genome, one window contains:
- the LOC135565518 gene encoding uncharacterized protein LOC135565518 has protein sequence MLFIDKSSAFDTIVLSKLVIKLETLGLDPVLCNWVIWAYPALPHPYPALPPTLPCSATTPTLLCHTPTLLCHHPYPALPPPLPCSATPLPCSATPLPCSATPYPALPLPYRALPPPTLLCHTPTLLCHSPTLLCHTPTLLCHSPTLLCHTPTLLCHSPTLLCHTPTLLCHTPTLLCHHPTLLCHHPTLLCHHPTLLCHHPTLLCHPYPALPHPYPALPLPYPALPHPYPALPHPYPALPPPYPALPHPYPALPPPTLLCHHPTLLCHHPTLLCHHPTLLCHPLPCSATTLPCSATTLPCSATPYPALPPPYPALPPPYPALPPPYPALPPPYPALPPPYPALPPPYPALPPPYPALPPPYPALPPPYPALPHPCHTSSLTCPATPLPHLYPTLLCHTPATPLPYPALPHPCHTSSLPCSATPLLYLFPNLLCHTPAIPPPYPALPHPYHTSSTTLHYPGPSHPVWG, from the coding sequence GTGATTTGGGCCTACCCTGCTCTGCCACACCCCTACCCTGCTCTGCCACCAACCCTACCCTGCTCTGCCACCACCCCTACCCTGCTCTGCCACACCCCTACCCTGCTCTGCCACCACCCCTACCCTGCTCTGCCACCACCCCTACCCTGCTCTGCCACACCCCTACCCTGCTCTGCCACACCCCTACCCTGCTCTGCCACCCCCTACCCTGCTCTGCCACTCCCCTACCGTGCTCTGCCACCCCCTACCCTGCTCTGCCACACCCCTACCCTGCTCTGCCACTCCCCTACCCTGCTCTGCCACACCCCTACCCTGCTCTGCCACTCCCCTACCCTGCTCTGCCACACCCCTACCCTGCTCTGCCACTCCCCTACCCTGCTCTGCCACACCCCTACCCTGCTCTGCCACACCCCTACCCTGCTCTGCCACCACCCTACCCTGCTCTGCCACCACCCTACCCTGCTCTGCCACCACCCTACCCTGCTCTGCCACCACCCTACCCTGCTCTGCCACCCCTACCCTGCTCTGCCACACCCCTACCCTGCTCTGCCACTCCCCTACCCTGCTCTGCCACACCCCTACCCTGCTCTGCCACACCCCTACCCTGCTCTGCCACCACCCTACCCCGCTCTGCCACATCCCTACCCTGCTCTGCCACCCCCTACCCTGCTCTGCCACCACCCTACCCTGCTCTGCCACCACCCTACCCTGCTCTGCCACCACCCTACCCTGCTCTGCCACCCCCTACCCTGCTCTGCCACCACCCTACCCTGCTCTGCCACCACCCTACCCTGCTCTGCCACCCCCTACCCTGCTCTGCCACCCCCCTACCCTGCTCTGCCACCACCCTACCCTGCTCTGCCACCACCCTACCCTGCTCTGCCACCCCCCTACCCTGCTCTGCCACCACCCTACCCTGCTCTGCCACCACCCTACCCTGCTCTGCCACCACCCTACCCTGCTCTGCCACCACCCTACCCTGCTCTGCCACCaccctaccctgccctgccacacCCCTGCCATACCTCTTCCCTAACCTGCCCTGCCACACCCCTGCCACACCTTTACCCTACCCTGCTCTGCCACACCCCTGCCACACCTTTACCCTACCCTGCTCTGCCACACCCCTGCCACACCTCTTCCCTACCCTGCTCTGCCACACCCCTGCTATACCTCTTCCCTAACCTGCTCTGCCACACCCCTGCCATACCTCCtccctaccctgccctgccacacCCCTACCATACCTCCTCCACTACACTCCACTACCCAGGTCCTTCACACCCTGTGTGGGGCTGA
- the LOC115113677 gene encoding transcription factor Maf-like yields MASELAMSNSDLPTSPLAMEYVNDFDLMKFEVKKEPVEPDRNISQCSRLIAGGSLSSTPMSTPCSSVPPSPSFSSPSPGSGSEQKAHLEDFYWMSGYQPQLNPEALGFSPEDAVEALINNSHQLQSFDGYARGQQFAGGAGGGGTMGGEEMGSAAAVVSAVIAAAAAQNGGPHHHHHHHNGGHHHQSPGVSSNGSSGGNHPHMGHLDDRFSDDQLVGMSVRELNRQLRGVSKEEVIRLKQKRRTLKNRGYAQSCRYKRVQQRHVLEGEKTQLVQQVDHLKAEISRLARERDAYKEKYEKLISNGFRENGSSSDNNPSSPEFFMSSRKFLHL; encoded by the exons ATGGCATCAGAACTGGCAATGAGCAACTCCGACCTGCCCACCAGTCCCCTGGCCATGGAATATGTTAATGACTTCGATCTGATGAAGTTTGAAGTGAAAAAGGAGCCGGTGGAGCCCGATCGTAACATCAGCCAGTGCAGCCGCCTTATTGCCGGGGGATCCTTGTCTTCCACACCGATGAGCACGCCTTGCAGCTCGGTGCCCCCTTCTCCAAGCTTCTCGTCGCCCAGTCCGGGGTCGGGGAGCGAACAGAAGGCACACTTGGAGGATTTCTACTGGATGTCCGGTTATCAACCGCAGTTGAATCCGGAGGCGCTGGGCTTCAGCCCCGAAGACGCAGTTGAGGCGCTGATCAACAACAGTCACCAGCTCCAGTCCTTCGATGGCTATGCTAGAGGGCAGCAGTTTGCCGGCGGAGCCGGAGGAGGAGGCACCATGGGCGGGGAAGAGATGGGCTCTGCCGCGGCGGTGGTGTCCGCAGTTATCGCCGCTGCAGCAGCCCAGAACGGgggtccccaccaccaccatcaccaccacaacGGCGGCCACCATCACCAATCACCCGGTGTCTCGTCCAACGGCAGCTCCGGAGGAAACCACCCACACATGGGACATTTGGACGACCGGTTTTCGGACGACCAGCTGGTGGGCATGTCGGTGCGGGAGCTCAACCGGCAGCTACGGGgagtcagcaaggaagaagtgaTCCGGCTGAAACAGAAGAGGAGGACCCTAAAGAACAGAGGCTATGCGCAGTCCTGCCGCTACAAGCGGGTGCAGCAGCGGCACGTCCTGGAGGGCGAGAAGACGCAGCTCGTCCAGCAAGTCGACCACCTCAAGGCGGAGATCTCCAGGCTGGCCCGGGAGAGGGACGCATACAAAGAAAAATATGAGAAGCTCATCAGCAACGGCTTCAGAGAAAATGGATCCAGCAGTGACAACAACCCTTCCTCCCCGGAGTTTTTCAT GTCATCCAGAAAATTCCTCCATCTGTGA